The following nucleotide sequence is from Cytobacillus sp. IB215665.
TTATCCATGTTTTTCACCCTTTCGATCTACTTGAGAATCATTTTCATTATATCATATATGTACTAATTAGCAAAAAAATTACTTCTTTTCAGTACATTTTCTTATTGCAAATATGAACGATTTGTTACATTTATTGTCGCAGATACTAGCTATATGGAAATGAATTAATATAGGGAGATATCAATGTAATCGTACTTACTCTTATTATTTTTCATTTTATTACAAAATAGTGGACAAATTTTTTCCATTCAAGGTACACTTAAAACAATCGATAGTTATTTTCTACTATTAAATAGTATAATAAATGGTTTATTATGTAAGATAAATTATTTTTACAAAGGAGACATTATGAGCTTTCAACAACATTTAATCGCATTAGATTTAGACGGTACTTTATTAAATGATGATAAAAAGATTTCCGCATATACGAAAGAAATGATCATGAAGGCTCAAATGGCAGGTCATATAGTTGTTATTGCAACTGGAAGACCATACAGAGCTAGTGAAATTTATTATAATGAGCTTAATTTAAAAACACCTATTGTTAATTTTAATGGTGCCTTCGTTCATCATCCAATCGATCACAATTGGGGATTATATCATACCCCACTTCATTTAAATACAGCGAAGGATATCGTTGAAGCTAGTGAGCAATATGATATTAAGAATATTTTAGCTGAAGTGATGGATGATGTTTATTTTCATTATCATGACGAAAAGTATTTAAATATCTTTAACTTTGGCAATCCAAAAATTGAAACAGGTGACTTAAAGCAAATTTTAACTCACGACCCTACGAGTATTTTAATTCATGCAGAAGAGAGCCACGTACAAGAAATTCGTTCCTATTTATCAGATGTACATGCAGAAATGATCGATCATCGCAAATGGGGAGCACCATGGCACATTATAGAGATTGTAAAAGCTGGGCTAAATAAAGCCGTTGGTTTGAAAAAAATTGCTGACTATTATCAAATTCCTCGCAGCCGTATAATAGCTTTTGGCGATGAAGACAATGATTTAGAAATGATTGATTATGCAGGATTTGGAATTGCTATGGGAAATGCAATTGATGAATTAAAGTCCCTTGCTAAAGATATTACCACTACAAACGAACAAGATGGAGTCGGTAAG
It contains:
- a CDS encoding Cof-type HAD-IIB family hydrolase; this encodes MSFQQHLIALDLDGTLLNDDKKISAYTKEMIMKAQMAGHIVVIATGRPYRASEIYYNELNLKTPIVNFNGAFVHHPIDHNWGLYHTPLHLNTAKDIVEASEQYDIKNILAEVMDDVYFHYHDEKYLNIFNFGNPKIETGDLKQILTHDPTSILIHAEESHVQEIRSYLSDVHAEMIDHRKWGAPWHIIEIVKAGLNKAVGLKKIADYYQIPRSRIIAFGDEDNDLEMIDYAGFGIAMGNAIDELKSLAKDITTTNEQDGVGKALASILKLDN